The nucleotide sequence ACCAGGCAGGCCACAAAGTGGACCCCCGAAAATATCCAAAAAGATCCGGTCGGGTACTTAACATGGGCTGTTTCAGAATGCGACCAGCTGGAAGACAAGCTGGATGCCCGTATTATTGCATTGAATACAAAAATTAATCAGTCCAGGCGTGAAATAATGGAAAAAACCTCTGAACGGGCTTCATTTGACGGATTGCTTAAAGAACTTAAAACAGCGTATCGTATGGCGAGCGAAGACGATGTGTGGCCGATCGAAGTGCGCGGAGCCAAATTGACAGAAGAACAGACGAAGTCGCGCATTGTGGAAACCCATCAGCGCATTGCCCAGCTCACAAGTGTCATCGATACCTACGAATCGGCATTGAATAAAATGCTGAACAGTTTAACTGATGTCGGGAACAAGCTGAGCGAAACAGCCAAGCTAAAGCGAAAATTGAACGGGGAAGTGGAGATTGCCCGCGTGAAAAAAGAGGTGAGCGGTTTAGATGAGGTGAGTGATTCAGTGAGTGCGATTATCGATACCAGTGAGGCGTTAATCAGTTCGAACGGCGCGCATGATCAGGCTCCTTCCATAGATGAACTGGTGACGCCCGCACCTTCAGAGAAGATGAATCAGGAATTTGACGCCATCATGGCCAATTAAGGAATACGTATTCATGAAAAAAGGCTGCACTGGTTGTCTGGTTATATTTGCAGGCATATTTCTTGCCCTGATGTCCATCGGGTATATCGGTACGTATATGGAAGAACATAAGCAGCAAAAACAATCGGATCATATCAATCAGGAGCTCAATGCATTCATGGAAGAGAAAATTCCGGAAGTGGATACCGCCCTTAAAAATCTGGAAATGCAGGAAGCCGATTTAAATAATCGAATTGAAAGTTTGGGCAAAGAACTTGTGGCTCTGGGGCAGAAACCAGAAAATGATCCCGATTATCGGCAGTGGTGCGTTCGCCGGGACGGCATTGCAAGGGAACGGGAGCTGCTCCGTAAAGATTTAAAATCGGCCTATCTGACCTATAAAAAATTCGAATTGTCGCCCGATAACACATCTCGTGGCGAATACGAAAAATCATTGCAGGCAGGGCGTCAGGCCGCCGAACAGGTGCATATCCGTTATGAAGAGCTGCGATCGCAGCTCGCTCCGTAGCACCTGCGACTGATCGCTGTGTATGACACACAGATCTTGTAGTATATAAATTGGTGAAATTGCTATGCATACCATTTTAGGAACACGCTTTCCTTGCCATAAATGACAAGGTGATATATGATGCTCAGATAAGTTCAGGTTCACTGCAGCGGGTGACTGCAGTATCACATAGAAAAGTAGTTACTAAGGAGATTAATATGAGAAAAGCATTCATTTGTCCTTCCAAATACGTTCAAGGCGAGAATGAACTCTACAATCTAGGCTATTTTGTCAATCTGTTTGGCAAGTCTGCGTTACTGATTGCCCATCCAGATGATGTCGCACGTGTCAAAACACAACTGGATGCAACGCAGAAAGAATTTGGCGTCAAATTTGTCAGCTGTAATTTCACAGGCGAATGTTCGAGACAGGAAGTCGCCGCACTCCAGCAGATAGCAAAAGACAACAGTTGTGACTGCATCATCGGCCTGGGTGGCGGAAAAGCGATCGATACCGCAAAATGCGTGAATGCCGCGAAGTCGCGTTTGATCATTGTTCCCACCATCGCCGCAACCGATGCGCCGACATCACATTCAGCGGTGCTTTATACGCCAGAAGGTGCTTTTGATGACTATGCCTATTTTACAAGTCCTGATGTGGTCTTAATCGATACAACGGTTATTGCAAAAGCACCGACTCGTTTTCTTGTTTCTGGTATGGGTGATGCCCTTTCAACGTACTTTGAAGCCCGTGCAAACCAGCGGTCATTTGCAAGCATTAATGCTGGACTGCCCTGTGGTGTCAGAGAAGGAAAATGTGAACCTGCCAAGGCGACAAAAGCCGCTTTTGAATTGGCCAGCCTCTGCTATGCAACGCTCATTGAAGACGGATACAAAGCCAAGATGGCATGCGACAGCAACATGGCCACTCCTGCCCTTGAAAATATAATCGAAGCCAACATCCTTCTTTCCGGTCTGGGATTTGAAAGTGGGGGTCTTGCTGCGGCTCATGCAATCCATGACGGTCTGACCGTGCTGGAGGAAGCGCATCATTTCTTCCATGGTGAAAAGGTTGCTTTTGGTACCATATGCCAGCTTATTTTAGAAAATGCGGATCAGGAAGAAATCGAAGAAGTCCTGGAATTCTGCTGCAAAGTGGGGCTGCCGGTCTGTTTTGCTGATCTCGGTGTCGAAGACATCGGTGACAGAATTATGACCGTGGCCGAAAAAGCATGTATTCCTGAAGAAAGCGTCCATTCAATGC is from Spartobacteria bacterium and encodes:
- a CDS encoding glycerol dehydrogenase yields the protein MRKAFICPSKYVQGENELYNLGYFVNLFGKSALLIAHPDDVARVKTQLDATQKEFGVKFVSCNFTGECSRQEVAALQQIAKDNSCDCIIGLGGGKAIDTAKCVNAAKSRLIIVPTIAATDAPTSHSAVLYTPEGAFDDYAYFTSPDVVLIDTTVIAKAPTRFLVSGMGDALSTYFEARANQRSFASINAGLPCGVREGKCEPAKATKAAFELASLCYATLIEDGYKAKMACDSNMATPALENIIEANILLSGLGFESGGLAAAHAIHDGLTVLEEAHHFFHGEKVAFGTICQLILENADQEEIEEVLEFCCKVGLPVCFADLGVEDIGDRIMTVAEKACIPEESVHSMPFPVTAEDVAAAILTADKIGSDFKNCFC